CCAAAAAAGCCCGACAGCAGCAGGACTTCCGGCTGAGGACCCAAGCAAGGTTGTCCTCCGCTACACCAATCTCGTGGCATCGTCGCTCATCACAAACCTGCCATTCCTATCGATCTCGAACCGCTTTTACGATCGGCGCGAGGATAAAACGGCGTGGGTCACGCAAGTCGACATCGGTAAATATTCGCAATGGCTCAATAGCAACCCCAACGTGTCGGGTGTATCCGGCAAGTACCCGTCCGGCAGCGGCAATTATCCCACCATCCTTTACGTCGCCGACAATCGCACCACAAACGGACTGCTTTTCGGGGTTCGCCTGACCAATGGCATCGCCCCGCCCTCCAACGGCGGACAAGGCTTTACGGTCGCCACTCCGAATCCGCTCTATGTGCAGGGGCACTATAACTCTCCAAGCGCGCAGGGCACGACCAACACCTTCGCCGCCGGAACAGTTCCAGCGGCCCTCATGGCAGACTCCCTCACGATCCTCTCATCCCAGTGGAGGGATTCCCTGAGCTCTGGCAGTTACACGAGCCGCGATGCCGTCGATACGACCATCAACGCAGCCATTCTCACTGGCATCGTGCCCTCAACGGGCAATGGGAACACAGAATTCAGCGGCGGCGTACACAACCTGCCGCGATTGCTCGAAGACTGGAACTCAGACGATCAGGTTCTGACGATCAACACGTCCATGATCAACCTCTTCCGCAGCCGCAAAGCGACAGGCGAGTTCCTCAATCCAGGCACATACTACGATCCGCCCACCCGCCGCTTCAGCTACGATTTGAAGTTCAAGGATCCGGCGCAAACTCCGCCTGGAATTCCCTGCGCGCTGGTGGCGCTCCGCTTCGGCTGGGCGACCCCGCCGCCCAACACCCTCACATACAATGTCGCGCCTTAAGAAAACGTGGGCAGCCACGCTGCTCGGACTGGCTCTGTTACCTTGCCACGGGCAGCTGCCCTTCCTGGCGACCAACACGCCGGCGCTTCGGGTTGAAATGCGCGCCGGCGAAACGGTGGGTGCCGAACAGATCCATCGCGCGTTCATCTCACTTGGCACAAACAAGCTGGTTCTCAGGGTTCCCGGCGGTTTTCAACTCGATGCTGCCGATCCCGATCGCGTTGTTGTCTCAAATCTTGAACTCGGACAATACATTTCGATTCAGCTGGTTCCACGTTCTCAGGCTGGAGACGCTCCTGCGAGGGACGCATGGAAGCAACGTGCGTTGCGGCTGGGCCAAAATCCGACGATCGTCGAAGAGCTGACCGAATACGCCTTGAATCGAAGTGGACCCGGCTTCGATCTTCGCTGGATGCAGTCCGGCGCGGAACAGCGGGCCCGCGTTGTCTATATCCCGACTTCGAGCGGCACCCTTGAGATCTCGCTCTTTGCAAGCGCCGCCCAGTTCGATCGGGCCCGATTGTTCCTGCGCATTGTCCTGGCCAGCATGCAAACCGACGAACACGGTCCGATCGTCATCACTCCGCTCCCTGACTTCTCCTGACCGGGAGATTTTGCCCGGCAGAAATTTCTCAGCGCCAGCTTCGATCACTTCCGAACCGCCGCGACCTGGCGCATTACCCCCGGCACGGTATCCTTTTCAGTCCCGGTAAAAGTTGGCGAAGAGTTTGCTTACGTAACGTGAAACGAACTGACGTTTATCATGGCACTGCCCTTTTTTAACAACTCACATCGAAGGAAGCTGGATCAAATCGTTGCCATAGACCTGGGCAACCGCTTCACGAAAGCCGTACATGTGCAACGCCGCAGCGACGGGCTCGCCCTCGGCGGATTTGCCATTCTCGATGCACCTCTGTACGAAAAGACAATGCCCGTCGAGCTCCTGAAGGAACATCTCGCCGCAGTCCTGAAAACGCTCGATACGAAGGCGAAGCATGTTGCACTGACTGTCGGAGTGAATGACGCGATTGTCAGACACGTGGACATGCCCGCGATGCCCGACGACGATCTCCGGCAGATTCTCAAAAACAATTCACGAACCTATCTTCAACAGGATCTCAGCGGCTATATCTTTGATTTTTTCCGAGGCAACGCCACAGCGCCCAAAGCCGACGCCAAGAACCCTGGCTCGACAAAGCAAACAATTCTCATCGCCGCAGCGAAGAACCAGCTCGTGGATGACTACTCGAAAGCCACTAAAGGAGCCGGACTCATCGCCGACCACATAGTGCCCTGTGTCATTGGACCTGTGAATGCCTTTGAAAATGCCTTTCCGGATGCCTGGAAGAACGATGTCGTCGCGCTGGTCGACCTCGGCTTCAAGTCGTCCTCGATCTCGATTGTGCGCGAGGGCGAACTGGGCTTGAACCGCGTCGTGGGAATCGGCGGCGACAAACTGACAACCGGCCTTGCCGATGCGATGAGCATCAGTTACGCGGAAGCCGAGGGCATCAAGATCGGCATGCCTTCCGAGGTGAATTCCGTCCTGGAGGCGTTGCTCATCCCGCTCGCCCGCGAGCTTCGTGCGTCGATGGATTTCTTCGAACACCAGCAGGATCGAGCCATCTCACGAGTCCTCATTTCGGGCGCCACTGCCAAATCCGAATTTGTGCTGCAGGTCCTCCGCCAGGAACTTGGCGTCGAATGCACCACTTGGGACTCAACCCAATCATTCAAACACGCGCTTCCTCCTGAACAGCTTGCCGAACTCGAACAGGTCCATCCGCAGCTGAGTGTTGCGATCGGAACCGCGCTTACCGTCCTTTGATATGCCCATCCGCATCAATCTTCTCGCCGAAGCAAAAGCCCTTGAGGATCTTCGCCAGCGCGACCCGGTAAAGCGGGTCATCCTGGTTGGTGTGATTCTCCTGATGCTCATCCTCGCCTACAGCAGCTCCCTCGTCGCGCGAACGTTAGTATCGCGGAGCGAAGTAAGCCGGCTGGAAGACGAAATCAAATCCCGTGAATCAGAATACGTCGGAATTCTTCAGAGCCAGAAGGACCTCGTCGACCATGGTCTCAAGCTCGTGGCTCTGCACAAGCTCTCCACAAACCGCTTTCTAATCGGTAATCTGCTTCAGACGCTTACCGAGCCTGTCTCTCCCGATGTCCAGCTCACCAGCCTTTCTGTCAGTCACAGTTACGCGCAAACCCCGGAGGTCAAGTCGAAGCCCGGCGAACGTGTGACGCCAAAGCCCGCGACATCGAAGGAACGAATCGTCCTCACGTTGCAGGCCCGCGACAACAGTGACAATCCCGGGGATGCGGTTCAGATCTTCAAGGAGAAGCTGTCCACCAACACCTATTTCTCGACACTACTGCGCCACACGAACGAATTTCGGCTGGTAACCCTGGGTGCACCCCAGGCGGACCCGTCCGGAAAACCCTATCTTAGCTTCACCCTCGAGGCCCGACTTCCGGAAAAGATGCGATGAGAAAGCTCAGCCAAGCAAAAAGAAATCAAGTCATCCTGACCTGCATCATGGTGTTGCTGGTCCTGTGCGGCCTCTGGTCGTTCCTGATCCGTTACCAACACAGTGTGATCGATCAACTCGACGTCAAGAAAGCCGCGAGCGAATCGAAGAAACTGCGCGTTATGCAGATCATTGCGAGCAGCCGCGCCATCGAATCCGAACTTGACCTGATCGATCAGAAACTCACCGAACACGAGGACCGGATGGCCAGCGGAGATCTCTATTCTTCAATGGTTTCCCTCGTCCGCGGATTCAAACAGGATCACAACATCGACATTCCCCAGTTCATGGCAGGCAATGAATCGCAAGTCGATATGCTTCCCCGTTTTCCCTACAAGCAGGTCAGCCTCACGATCTCCGGATCAGGCACCTATTTCGACATCGGGAAGTTCATCGCCGATTTCGAGAACCAGTTTCCTGCCGCGCGAATTCAAAACGTCAACCTTGCCCGCTCATCCGCGCAAAGTCCTGAAGATCGCGAAAAACTCGCGTTTCGAATGGAAATTGTGTCCTTGGTGAAACCGCCGCAACGGGCGTCAACGAAACCGCTATGAACCTCCACTGCTTTCGATCACTTCTTCTGGCGACGCTGTTCCTGTTCCTCCTCTCGCAGGAGGCAGCAGAGGCACAATCGCGGGCCATTCCACGATTGCGTCCGCTTGACCTGATCACGAACGACGTGCCCAAATCGGTATTCACAATACCTTCGCCTGAGAGCCAGGCTCGTGATCCATTTTTCCCTGAGTCCGTCCGCCTCAAACCCGGAACCAAGACATCGGCGCCGCGGCCTGCAATCAAGCTGCTCTATAATGGCCTCTCCGGAACAGCCGAGAAGCCGCTGGCAATCATCAACGGCAGAACACTTGCCCCTGGTGAATCAACAGAACTTCGGGCCGGTGCGGCGCGGGCCACGCTGCGCTGCGTGTCAATTCAGGGCGAAACGGTCGTCGTGGAAATCGACGGACGGCAGATGACCCTTCGACTCGGCGACAAGAAATAGCCTCGATCCCCAGCTGGATTCGTAAACTCTTCTGTCTCATGCGCATTCCGCATGAGACATTTTTTTTCACGGTTTCAGCGGCAACGTTGCCTCGCCGGTAAGTGACGTTTGTCCAGAGGTAATACAAATAACATTCTTACTCCGCTGTTTACCAGCGATCCTCCTGCTAACGATCCATTGGCACTGCGACTGCTCAATGCACAATAGAACGTCCGAAGCACCTTTGGACAAACGGAATCTTAACAACATGAAACGTAACCTCGTTTTCCTGATTGCTGCCGGACTAATGATCGGCCGGTTGGCTGTATGCGCCCAGGACAATCCACCTGTCTCAGAAACCCCCAACGCAGCTCCAGCTGCTGATGTGACTGCGCCTGCTGAAACAGCAACGACAGCCGACAGCACTGCCGCTGTCGAAGTAAACGTCGAGAACGAGCCTGTCAGCAGCATTTCCCCGGCGTCGGATCACGATGCCGCCCCTTCCGCCACAATGTCGGCGATCATCCCGTTGATCGTCATGGACGAGGTTCCGCTAACCGACGCCATCAAGAATCTCGCGCGCCAGGCCAACATCAACTACATGCTCGACCCGCGCCTTGTGTTCGGCCAGCCGGGAGCTGATGGGCGTCCCGTGCCGCAGCCAAACGTTTCAATTCGCTGGGAAAACATTTCAGCCGAACAGGCGCTGAACGCGCTGCTCAACAACTACACTCTCCAGATGGTGGAGGATCCCAAGACACGCATTGCACGGATCACCCTCAAGGATCCCGCCGCGCCCGATCCCTTGCTCACCAAGATCATCCAGTTGAAATACGCCAGCCCCAGCAATCTCATCACCTCGGTGCAGTCTGGTTTCGTCGACCGGCGCAGCAAGGTGATCGCAGATGTGCGCACGAGCCAGATCGTCGTCGTAGCGACGGAGAAGGAACTTCGCGCGATAGACGAAATGGTGCTGCGCCTGGATCTCCCCACCCGCCAGGTGCTGATCGAAGCCCGCCTGCTCGAAACCTCGATGAACCCGAAGACAGTCAAGGGACTCGATTGGACAGGCACGCTTCAGGCCCAGAAGTTGAGCTTCGGAAACAATCTCCAGAGCCAGCCGCAGGACTCGGGACAGTCCGACAACAAGCCGCTCGCAAGCGCAT
The sequence above is drawn from the Verrucomicrobiia bacterium genome and encodes:
- the pilM gene encoding pilus assembly protein PilM — encoded protein: MALPFFNNSHRRKLDQIVAIDLGNRFTKAVHVQRRSDGLALGGFAILDAPLYEKTMPVELLKEHLAAVLKTLDTKAKHVALTVGVNDAIVRHVDMPAMPDDDLRQILKNNSRTYLQQDLSGYIFDFFRGNATAPKADAKNPGSTKQTILIAAAKNQLVDDYSKATKGAGLIADHIVPCVIGPVNAFENAFPDAWKNDVVALVDLGFKSSSISIVREGELGLNRVVGIGGDKLTTGLADAMSISYAEAEGIKIGMPSEVNSVLEALLIPLARELRASMDFFEHQQDRAISRVLISGATAKSEFVLQVLRQELGVECTTWDSTQSFKHALPPEQLAELEQVHPQLSVAIGTALTVL
- a CDS encoding secretin N-terminal domain-containing protein; the protein is MKRNLVFLIAAGLMIGRLAVCAQDNPPVSETPNAAPAADVTAPAETATTADSTAAVEVNVENEPVSSISPASDHDAAPSATMSAIIPLIVMDEVPLTDAIKNLARQANINYMLDPRLVFGQPGADGRPVPQPNVSIRWENISAEQALNALLNNYTLQMVEDPKTRIARITLKDPAAPDPLLTKIIQLKYASPSNLITSVQSGFVDRRSKVIADVRTSQIVVVATEKELRAIDEMVLRLDLPTRQVLIEARLLETSMNPKTVKGLDWTGTLQAQKLSFGNNLQSQPQDSGQSDNKPLASAWPKMMFDTARGFNPGTAFLDADGVSAVFAFLNKNAEAKVISAPRTVTLDNETAKIDVVRQIPIITTSPSSANTPGASSITYSNVGVILNVTPRISADDTVNLKVTPEVSRVFSIDEVQSGGAQNTVYTFDKRVLTTTVVIPSGNTLVLGGLVQDDIRTGNTKVPGLGDIPFLGRAFRTDSKERSQNNLLIFITPTIVQDSDYQPTQTTFLRNPVPKEDSKEWSSWDSGKPKDWSRRNKSDAKFQDFSSAN